Genomic DNA from Candidatus Kaiserbacteria bacterium:
CCGAGTAGAGTGCAAACAGCAACCGCAGGCCATAAGATATAAAAACCCAAACGGTGATCATGCCAGCGATGGCCAAACCCCCAATGTCCCACAGCCTCGGAAACGATAACAATCCCAAGTGCTCCAAAAAGAACAATCATCCATGCGGTTACGAGTATGGGAGAAAATATACCCAACCCAAGACCGACGATAAAACCAACAAAATACAGAAACAGTAACTCTAACATCAGGATTCTCCTTTAAATAACACGAAAGCAAAGCAGATTCTATCACTCGTATTGACTACTGTATAGAGACACTCTTTCCTTTGCATACTGTTTCTAAAATATTATCATTTAGAAACTGCCTATGGATTTTCTGATGTATGTATATCACTATGCTACTCGTCTCTCATAGTAAATATTAGTGAATAAGTGTCTATTTTAACTACCTATTCACTAAACTTTGACAATAAGGTGTGAAAACACTATAATATTAAAGGTTAATTAACTAAACATTATGGCTATCACCAAACCAATCATAACGAGACTCCAAAATCTCAAGATTGCCTTTGAGACTCTCAAAAAAGGCAAAGAATCACTCTTGGTACTAGTAGATGAGGCTGAAGTGGCTGAGGCAGTCTACAACTCTAATGCTATCGAAAACTCGACACTCACACTCAAAGAGACAGAGAAGATTCTTTTGGAAATGGCTGTGGCTCGAGAGGTATCTGTTCGAGAAGTTTTTGAAGCAAAGAATCTCGCTCGAGTAGTTGCGTACATTAGGAACAAATCGCAAGAGCTCGAAATAAATAAAGAAGTAATTCTTTTTCTCCATCAGATGCTTATTAGTGGTATCAACGATGAGATTGCAGGCCGTTTTCGAAAGACAGGTGAATACGTTCGGGTTGGTACACATGTCGCTCCCGCACCAGAACATGTTGAAAGAATGATTGACTCATTACTTTCCGAATATACAGGTAATCTCTCAAACTTTTTTTTGGATAAAATTGCAAAATTTCACCTCGAGTTTGAGACGATTCATCCGTTCTGTGATGGTAATGGTCGTATTGGTCGTGTCCTTATAAACTATCAATTACAAAGACTTGGGTTTCCAGGTATTATTATTCGTGATAAAGAAAAGAAAGAGTATTACAGCACCTTTACTGAATATCGAGACAAAAAGACAGCGAAGAAAATGGAAAAGATACTCGCTCTTGCTCTCACGGAATCACTCCATAAAAGAATCACGTATCTTAAGGGTGATAAAATTGTGACTCTTTCTGATTATGCAAAAACTAGTCATGCATCAGCATCTGCAATCTCTAATGCTGCGCGCCGACAAAACATTCCTGCCTTCAGAGAGAAAGGTGTTTGGAAAATTGCGGAAGGATTTGTTTATAATCCAAGTTAGAAAATTCAATATACTCTCATTCGTCTATGAGTACTCAGCGGTACACACCAACATTCGTGAATAGAGATACTTCAATCGAACCCAATGTCCCACAGCCTCGGAAACGATAGCAATCCCAAGTCCCCCAAAAAGAACAATCATCCATGCAGGTACGAGTATGGGAGAAAATATACCCAACACAAGACCAACGATAAAACCAACAAGATACAGAAACAGTAATTCTAACATCAGGATTCTCCTTTAAATAACAAGAAATCAAAGCAGATTCTATCACTCGTATTGACTACTGTATAGAGAACTCACGGAAAAATTTTTCTCACTCAACAATCCCGAGGAAAGACTGTACATTTTTGGATGTAAGTACCTATTGAGTATAAAAAGAAACCGCCCAACTAAAGCCAGACGGCTTCGGTAGGGTGGTTGGTTAGTCAGTACTGATGAGATTTTGCAGCTTTATGCTCGTCAATTACCAAACGTCTAGATGCTAGTTTCTTCACACCAAGTTTACTCAGGAGTTCGAGACTTTCGATCCGGATGTCTTGCAGGCGGATGGGAAAGCATTCGGTTGGCGTCTTGTCGACTATCTCGAGAAAGAGTCGTTTTGCTAACCGCTTCTTTCTCATCTTAAGCGCTAATAAGCCAAATCGATACAAACCTTCATAGCCCAACTTTCCAGGCTTGTCTGCCACTGCTTCCGAACATTGGCGGGTGGGTTTTTTATTGAGGAAGAGGATTTGAGAATTGTCCAGAACAATCGCTTGAAAGAGGTGGAACGCGTCACTTAGCCTGCCATTGTGTGCAAGGCAGATAGCGAACCTTTCTGCATGAGGGTTTCTGCCACTTAAACTGCCATCAGCTTCGATGATTGTTGCTAAACGCGATAGGTAGTGGATAAGGTCTGTGGGTGGAAAGAAGCTCGGAGCACCACCTGCAGACGGTCTGTATTCCTGACCTTTGATTCTCCGAATCCACTGTATAGTGGTGACGAGACTACTTGAATGAGCGGGAGAAACGGTTGCCATTTTGCATTTCCTCTCAAATGGTTATGGTACCTAAAATAGTTTGTAGCGCAAATATACGAGATAAGAACGCCTTGTTTCGGCAAGGTGTAAAAACACTATAATGGAATTTTAATAAAGTCAATTTTTTACACAACGGCACCACCTATGAAACACCGTGAATTTCTATTACTTTTTAGCATATATTCACGCCATATTTCATATTTTTGATGTGAAATTGCGATCCAACAGCGTTTATTTCATTGAATGTATACCAAAGATATTTCCTTCTGTATCAAAGCAAAGAGAAATAAAACCATACTCCCCAATACTCATCTTAGGCCTCATGATACGTCCTCCCGCTCTAACTACTCTTGATTCTTCTATTGCAGAGTCTTCAGAACCAAAATATACAATGGTACTGTTGCCACCCGCTTGCACACCCTCCATTTGCACTAAGGCGCCACCCGCACCATATGACTCCATATCACCAGGAAAACTCATCATTTTTAAACCTTGATGACTTGGATCACCTAATAATTCTAATTTTGTATCAAGTACATTTTCATAGAATTTTGTTGCTCTTTCTATATCATCAACATAAATCTCAAACCAAACAGATGCTTTTTTCATAGATATTAAGTGTTATTGTTAGAAATTAATTATATCAAAGTTCAATAAAAGTTCATCCTAAAATTCTAGCGAAATTCATTTGTATCCTTAATTAGGAAGGGTAGTGTTGTGTCTGGGTTAGCAGTCAGTGATGAAAAAGCCTGATTGTACAAAAGCTGAAATTCATATATACTGAATTTATGAATACAATCAAACTCCAACAGCGTGGACTACTCACGCTTCCCTAAAAAACTCCGTGATGCCCTTTCGCTCAAAGAGGGACAGATACTCACTGTGGAGCACACAAACGGAAAAATAATCCTTGAACCGCAGACATCAACGATTGATAGTGAACTCGCACACGCTATTACGCAGGGTCTTGAAGATATCAAGCGGGGAAAGTTTATTGAGTTCGGTAGCACGGCTGAGTTTCATAAGAAGCTTAAAAACTATGTTGATTAGGCTTACCGATGGAGCAATAAAGCAGTATACGTCACTGCCAAAACAACTTCAGAAGAAGACCGATAAGCAGTTTTCATATCTCATTGAGGATTTCAGACACCACTCGCTTAAGGTAAAAAAGTATCAAGGTTTTGAAAATCTTTGGCAGGGAAGGATTGATAAAAATTACCGTTTCTACTTTCACATAGTCGAACCCCACTACATAATTGTCTCAATAATTAATCATCCTAAGTAGCCTAAAAAAGACAGATTAGTTACAAAATACTAGTCTACCCTTTTGGCTATAGAACCCCGTGGACTACTACAGCCCCGCGCAATCATAGAGACACTCAATCTCCGCATCCCACAATTCAGAGAAACAGCAAAGCACGGCAACTTCGGCAATGGGTTAACCAGGGATGTATAGGGATTAGCGACAAATATTTGTATAAGTACAAAACCCGCCCGCGCTGCGCGCAGGCCGTGTCTCTGTACACATATAGACAAGGGAAGCCCGTTCGCGTTAGCAACAGGTGTATACTTATGGTATGAAAAATATGATACACACCTGTGAGAGCAGGGAAGTGCTGAAGAAACTATCACAAACTATTAGCGATACTTTTTTATCATTTGAGGTACCTATAGAGATTATAGATGTTACCGAAGGACTTCGCTTCTATCACTTTAAAATTAAAACACGTGAGCCTGTGCGCATGCGCGCAATAAAGGCATTTGAAGATGATTTACGCTATGCGCTTGGTATCAGCACACTCGAAATAGAAGCTCCTCTAAAGGATGAACCGTTTGTAGGTATCACCATTGTAAAAAAACAAGAACCGCTATCATTGGACTGGAACGCTGTAGTACAGGAACCAGAGTTTACAGAAAATGACGACCTTGTGATACCACTCGGCAAAACAGAATTTAATGAGAGTATGTACATCGACGTGCGGAGAATGCCACACCTTCTCATCGGAGGAGCAACAGGCTCAGGGAAGAGCACGTTATTGCATTCCATTATTAACTCACTCATCACAAAACATACTCCTGACAGACTGCGACTGATACTGGTCGATATAAAACGTGTTGAGTTACCTCTGTATATCGGTCTACCGCACCTACTCACACCAACTATAACCGATGTAAAAAAGGTAATGATTGCTTTGAAGTGGTGTGTTAAGGAAATGGAACGACGTATAGATATTTTGATGGAGTTCAAAGTACAAAATATTTCGTATTACCACGAAAAAGTAGTAGGAAACAAAAAGTACGCAAAGCAAGATATTGAAACAATGCCATACATTGTCGTCGTGATTGATGAACTTGCCGATTTAATGGCTGCATACCCAAAGGAATTTGAAGCATGTATTTTGCGTTTGCTCCAAAAGTGCAGGATAGTAGGCATTCACCTCATTATTTCAACACAACGCCCTTCGGTGAAGGTGATTACTGGTCTTATGAAGGTAAATATATCGAGCAGAATTGCTTTGCAGGTCACCTCATATACAGATTCTCGCACCATACTCGATCAAAGTGGTGCAGAAACATTGCTTGGCAGTGGTGATATGCTCATGCTCAGCGATGGCTCCCCATGGCCCACACGACTGCAAGGATACTTCATAAGTGATGAGCAGATAACCAAGAATGTACAAAAAATTTGCAAACTGGATGCAACTGATGCAGTCTCTGAAGAGAGTGAGTCTATTCAGACTCCAGCAATTAATGTATTTAAAGAAGATGACGAAGATGAAGACGACCTCTACGAAGAGGCAAAAGCATGCGCGATTGAGGAAGGGAAAATCTCAACTTCATTCTTGCAACGAAAATTACGAATCGGATACGGTCGCTCAGCACACCTCATAGACATGCTCGAAAAGCGGGGTATCATCGGTCCTGCTGATGGGAGCAAACCCCGTGAAGTAATTCTTCCAGAATAAAATATTTTAACTCCTCGCATCACATTTCTTGAAGGAAAAGGTTCTGATGTCGACAGCAGAACACTCAGTGATATTCTGAAAAAATGAACATGGTATGTGATAAAATATTTGAGTATGGAAATTCCCCAAAATATTCTCAATAAATTTTTGGTTAGACCAGACTATTTGGAGTGGATTGAAGCCCAGCAGTCAATTTATGTATATTTTGACTTTACTAATATGCTCCATTGGCAGGATAGACTAGGTTGGAAATTTCGTTTTGAGGACTTAATGACACAACTTCTTTCATACCCAAATATAAAAGAAGTAAAACTATACTATGGCGAGAATCCACGCGATGAACTTAATTCTAAAGCTTTTCATTCTCGGTTGCGCAAAACAGGCGCTATTGTTCGCAGTAAACCAATGAAGTTTATACAGAGACACATACATGAAGGGCTATTCTTTCAACGCAATACATTAGCAACCTTTGATGAAACCATTTCAGCGAGTATTGTCACAGTTGTAGAGCAATTAAAGGAATCAGGATTGGTTATTGAAGAACCAAAATGTAATTTCGATGTTGAAATGACGATGGATTTACTTGATGATACCGAAAAATTTACAACAGTTCTCCTTTTTTCTGGTGACTCTGATATGTATGCCCCATTAGAGCGTCTAAAAATTAAGGGTAAGGCGATTGGTGTTGTTGGTGTTCGTGGTCATGTTTCGACCGAATTACACGAAGTTAAAGATAAATATATTGACTTCGGAAAGTTTTATACAGGCAAGCGCAACTATAAAAGCGAAAATCCCGCCAATTAAAGCGGGACCGCAAAATTAGTAGAATTGCTTCTACGTTTTAGATTATACAGTATTTATAGCAAATAACAATAGTTATCAACACTTATGAAAAGTACTCTCGTATAACAAAAAATCCCTCATTGAGAGGGGTTCTTTGGTATGCCTGGCTTCAGCTTACAGAATCTGATGGCTGAACGGGGCTTTCGCCCACAGGCACTATCTAAATATACACCGAATTTCACTGATTGTCGCATAATTATAATGAATTACGAAATCCCTTCTCAAAATTTGTAACTATCTCATATGGGGACTGTGGCGAATTGTGCTCGTCACCATTGGTGCAATTTTCTTTTTTGAGCATGGTTTTGGCCAGAGCTATATTTTGAATCAGAAAATCTTTTCACAGATATATGGATTTCCACATATGCATTCGTCGTGTTTTACGGCCTTGCGCTATGGCACGTCGTCTCCGAAGGTGAACGTGACGTGTCTCTTTGGGTAAAGATAAAACAAGGGATTGTAATTTCATTCAACAAAATGCTCTTTGCATTTCTCGTATTCACCATATACATCATGGTAATGGCCGCTGCG
This window encodes:
- a CDS encoding AbrB/MazE/SpoVT family DNA-binding domain-containing protein; amino-acid sequence: MDYSRFPKKLRDALSLKEGQILTVEHTNGKIILEPQTSTIDSELAHAITQGLEDIKRGKFIEFGSTAEFHKKLKNYVD
- a CDS encoding Fic family protein, which gives rise to MAITKPIITRLQNLKIAFETLKKGKESLLVLVDEAEVAEAVYNSNAIENSTLTLKETEKILLEMAVAREVSVREVFEAKNLARVVAYIRNKSQELEINKEVILFLHQMLISGINDEIAGRFRKTGEYVRVGTHVAPAPEHVERMIDSLLSEYTGNLSNFFLDKIAKFHLEFETIHPFCDGNGRIGRVLINYQLQRLGFPGIIIRDKEKKEYYSTFTEYRDKKTAKKMEKILALALTESLHKRITYLKGDKIVTLSDYAKTSHASASAISNAARRQNIPAFREKGVWKIAEGFVYNPS
- a CDS encoding DNA translocase FtsK, producing the protein MKNMIHTCESREVLKKLSQTISDTFLSFEVPIEIIDVTEGLRFYHFKIKTREPVRMRAIKAFEDDLRYALGISTLEIEAPLKDEPFVGITIVKKQEPLSLDWNAVVQEPEFTENDDLVIPLGKTEFNESMYIDVRRMPHLLIGGATGSGKSTLLHSIINSLITKHTPDRLRLILVDIKRVELPLYIGLPHLLTPTITDVKKVMIALKWCVKEMERRIDILMEFKVQNISYYHEKVVGNKKYAKQDIETMPYIVVVIDELADLMAAYPKEFEACILRLLQKCRIVGIHLIISTQRPSVKVITGLMKVNISSRIALQVTSYTDSRTILDQSGAETLLGSGDMLMLSDGSPWPTRLQGYFISDEQITKNVQKICKLDATDAVSEESESIQTPAINVFKEDDEDEDDLYEEAKACAIEEGKISTSFLQRKLRIGYGRSAHLIDMLEKRGIIGPADGSKPREVILPE
- a CDS encoding VOC family protein, producing the protein MKKASVWFEIYVDDIERATKFYENVLDTKLELLGDPSHQGLKMMSFPGDMESYGAGGALVQMEGVQAGGNSTIVYFGSEDSAIEESRVVRAGGRIMRPKMSIGEYGFISLCFDTEGNIFGIHSMK
- a CDS encoding NYN domain-containing protein translates to MEIPQNILNKFLVRPDYLEWIEAQQSIYVYFDFTNMLHWQDRLGWKFRFEDLMTQLLSYPNIKEVKLYYGENPRDELNSKAFHSRLRKTGAIVRSKPMKFIQRHIHEGLFFQRNTLATFDETISASIVTVVEQLKESGLVIEEPKCNFDVEMTMDLLDDTEKFTTVLLFSGDSDMYAPLERLKIKGKAIGVVGVRGHVSTELHEVKDKYIDFGKFYTGKRNYKSENPAN